Proteins from a genomic interval of Salinivibrio kushneri:
- the parC gene encoding DNA topoisomerase IV subunit A — protein sequence MTEVTYDGVEQLALRQFTEDAYLNYSMYVIMDRALPFIGDGLKPVQRRIIYAMSELGLSATAKYKKSARTVGDVLGKYHPHGDSACYEAMVLMAQPFSYRYPLVDGQGNWGAPDDPKSFAAMRYTESRLSRFSEVLLQELGQGTVEWGPNFDGTMKEPKTLPARLPHILLNGITGIAVGMATDIPPHNARELANALAAMIDKPSLDLDGVLEHVQGPDYPTEAEVITPKSDLKKLYASGRGSIKMRALWHKESNEIVITALPHQVSGAKLLEQIANQMRAKKLPMVDDLRDESDHENPTRIVIVPRSNRVDCDQLMDHLFVSTDLEKNYRVNLNMIGLDGRPQVKGLQGILSEWLTFRRQTVRRRLEHRLEKVLARLHILEGLLAAYLNIDEVIEIIRSEDEPKAELIARFGLSEKQAEAILEIKLRQLAKLEEIKIRGEQDELSKERDKLEKLLGSDRRLNTLIKKEILADAEKYGDDRRSPLVERAEAKALTERDLVPSEPITVVLSDKGWIRHAKGHDVDASGLNYKAGDKFLDAAPGKINQPAVFLGSDGRSYAIESHTLPSARSQGEPITGRINITPGSSIRHVLMADEGQFTLVASDAGYGFVCKQADMLSKNRSGKALLTVPDQAEVMPPRQVVDLESDLIVAISNEGRMLVFPVHELPQLSKGKGNKIINIPGARAKSREEVLSQLYVVPANAGVTLHAGKRKLTLKPDDLTHYRGERGRRGSMLPRGLQRVDHIEILPER from the coding sequence ATGACAGAGGTGACTTATGATGGGGTAGAGCAGCTTGCTCTGCGCCAGTTCACTGAGGACGCATACCTCAATTACTCGATGTACGTCATCATGGATCGCGCACTGCCGTTTATCGGCGATGGCTTAAAGCCAGTGCAGCGCCGGATCATTTACGCGATGTCAGAGCTGGGGCTATCTGCCACGGCAAAATATAAAAAATCGGCGCGTACTGTCGGGGATGTATTGGGTAAATACCATCCTCATGGCGACTCGGCGTGTTACGAGGCCATGGTATTGATGGCCCAGCCGTTTTCCTATCGTTATCCGCTGGTGGACGGTCAGGGTAACTGGGGGGCGCCTGACGATCCTAAATCGTTTGCGGCGATGCGTTACACGGAATCACGCTTATCACGCTTCTCTGAAGTGTTGCTGCAAGAACTCGGGCAAGGGACGGTTGAATGGGGGCCTAATTTTGATGGCACCATGAAAGAGCCTAAAACCTTGCCGGCACGCTTACCGCATATTCTCCTCAATGGGATCACCGGGATTGCGGTGGGGATGGCGACAGATATTCCGCCACATAATGCGCGTGAACTTGCTAATGCCTTGGCCGCAATGATCGATAAGCCGAGCCTAGACTTAGACGGTGTACTGGAGCATGTGCAGGGGCCTGACTACCCCACCGAAGCGGAAGTGATCACGCCGAAGTCAGATTTGAAAAAGCTCTATGCTAGCGGCCGTGGCTCTATCAAAATGCGCGCGCTGTGGCATAAAGAAAGCAATGAAATCGTGATCACTGCGCTGCCTCATCAAGTGTCAGGCGCTAAGCTGCTAGAGCAAATCGCCAATCAAATGCGGGCGAAAAAGCTGCCGATGGTGGACGATCTCCGTGATGAGTCGGATCATGAAAACCCGACTCGGATTGTGATTGTGCCGCGCTCTAACCGTGTCGATTGTGATCAACTGATGGATCACTTGTTCGTCTCGACCGATCTAGAGAAGAATTACCGCGTTAACCTCAATATGATTGGCCTGGATGGACGCCCGCAAGTCAAAGGCTTACAGGGCATTTTATCTGAGTGGTTAACGTTCCGCCGCCAGACGGTGAGACGTCGCCTTGAGCATCGGCTGGAAAAAGTCCTCGCTCGCCTGCATATTCTGGAGGGCTTACTCGCCGCTTACCTGAACATTGATGAGGTGATTGAAATCATCCGCAGTGAGGATGAGCCAAAAGCCGAGCTGATTGCACGTTTTGGTTTGAGCGAGAAACAGGCAGAGGCGATCCTTGAGATCAAATTACGCCAGTTAGCCAAGCTTGAGGAAATCAAGATCCGTGGTGAGCAAGATGAATTGAGCAAAGAGCGCGATAAGCTCGAGAAACTGCTTGGCTCCGATCGTCGCTTGAATACCTTAATCAAAAAAGAAATCCTCGCGGATGCGGAAAAATACGGGGACGACCGCCGTTCCCCGCTGGTTGAGCGAGCAGAGGCCAAAGCGTTAACCGAGCGTGACTTGGTCCCCAGCGAACCCATCACTGTGGTGCTCTCAGATAAAGGGTGGATCCGCCACGCCAAAGGGCATGATGTGGATGCCTCTGGCCTTAACTACAAAGCAGGCGATAAGTTCCTCGACGCAGCACCGGGCAAAATTAATCAACCCGCGGTTTTCCTGGGTTCTGATGGTCGCAGTTATGCCATAGAGTCGCACACCTTGCCATCAGCACGCAGCCAAGGTGAGCCGATTACCGGGCGAATTAATATCACCCCAGGCTCGTCGATTCGTCATGTACTAATGGCCGATGAGGGACAGTTCACATTGGTGGCCTCGGATGCCGGTTATGGGTTTGTCTGTAAGCAAGCGGATATGTTATCCAAAAACCGCAGCGGTAAGGCCTTACTGACCGTGCCTGATCAGGCTGAAGTGATGCCGCCACGCCAGGTTGTGGATTTGGAAAGCGATTTGATTGTCGCGATTTCCAATGAAGGCCGCATGCTGGTGTTCCCGGTCCATGAGCTTCCGCAACTGAGTAAAGGGAAAGGGAATAAGATCATTAATATTCCTGGCGCACGTGCCAAATCACGTGAAGAGGTGTTAAGTCAACTGTATGTGGTGCCAGCCAATGCCGGGGTGACCTTGCATGCTGGGAAACGCAAACTGACCTTAAAACCGGATGATCTCACGCATTATCGTGGCGAGCGAGGTCGACGAGGCAGTATGCTGCCGCGTGGTCTTCAGCGTGTCGATCACATCGAGATCCTGCCCGAACGCTAA
- the parE gene encoding DNA topoisomerase IV subunit B, whose translation MTEQNYNAGSIEVLNGLEPVRRRPGMYTDTSRPNHLGQEVIDNSVDEALAGHASKIDVILHADQSLEVIDDGRGMPVDIHPEEGVSGVELILCKLHAGGKFSNKSYQFSGGLHGVGISVVNALSHRVEITVKRDGQVYDIAFENGDKVQDLTVTGTCGRRNRGTRVHFWPDGQFFDSDKFSLTRLKTILKAKAVLCPGLTVNLTDKNTDETTSWCYQDGLKDYLADSVKGYEVLPETPFIGEFSGQTEAADWAVIWLPEGGELTTESYVNLIPTAQGGTHVNGLRQGMLEAMREFCEFRNLLPRGVKLTADDIWERCAYVLSVKIQDPQFAGQTKERLSSRQCAAFVSGVVKDAFSLWLNERPHLAERLAEVCIASAHRRMRAAKKVVRKKVASGPALPGKLTDCAMQDSSRTELFLVEGDSAGGSAKQARDREFQAVMPLRGKILNTWEVSADQVLASQEVHDISVALGIDPDSGDLGNLRYDKICILADADSDGLHIATLLCALFMQHFRALVQAGHVYVAMPPLYRIDCGKEVFYALDEDEKAGILERLSNKRGKINVQRFKGLGEMNPLQLRETTMDPNTRRLVQLTIDDDEQTQQLMDMLLGKKRAEDRRHWLQQKGDMAELIDI comes from the coding sequence ATGACAGAACAAAATTATAACGCAGGATCGATAGAAGTCCTCAATGGGCTCGAGCCCGTGCGCCGACGCCCCGGTATGTATACAGATACCAGTCGCCCTAACCATCTTGGGCAGGAAGTCATCGACAATAGTGTTGATGAAGCGTTAGCCGGCCATGCCAGCAAGATTGATGTGATTCTCCATGCCGATCAGTCACTGGAAGTGATCGATGATGGTCGCGGGATGCCGGTTGATATTCACCCTGAAGAAGGCGTCTCTGGGGTTGAGCTGATTCTATGCAAACTGCATGCAGGCGGTAAGTTCTCCAACAAAAGCTACCAATTTAGCGGTGGTTTACACGGGGTGGGGATCTCCGTGGTCAACGCATTGTCTCATCGGGTAGAGATTACCGTTAAGCGCGATGGTCAAGTCTACGACATTGCCTTTGAAAATGGCGACAAAGTACAAGATTTAACCGTGACCGGTACCTGTGGTCGTCGCAACCGTGGTACGCGTGTGCATTTTTGGCCAGACGGCCAGTTTTTTGACTCTGACAAGTTTTCACTTACCCGTCTTAAAACCATCTTAAAAGCCAAGGCGGTGCTGTGCCCGGGATTGACGGTCAATCTCACTGATAAAAACACCGACGAGACCACGTCCTGGTGTTACCAAGATGGGTTGAAAGACTACCTGGCTGACAGTGTCAAAGGCTATGAAGTCCTGCCGGAAACACCTTTTATCGGCGAATTCAGTGGTCAGACCGAAGCGGCGGATTGGGCGGTTATTTGGTTACCTGAAGGGGGCGAGCTAACCACAGAAAGCTATGTCAACCTGATCCCAACGGCACAAGGTGGCACGCATGTGAATGGCTTGCGCCAAGGGATGCTGGAAGCGATGCGCGAATTCTGTGAGTTCCGTAACCTTCTCCCGCGCGGCGTTAAGCTGACCGCCGACGATATCTGGGAGCGTTGTGCCTACGTGCTCTCGGTTAAAATTCAAGACCCACAGTTTGCGGGGCAAACCAAAGAGCGCTTGTCCTCTCGTCAATGTGCGGCGTTTGTGTCTGGGGTGGTCAAAGATGCCTTTAGTTTGTGGCTCAATGAGCGTCCCCACCTTGCTGAGCGTTTGGCGGAAGTGTGTATTGCCAGTGCCCATCGTCGCATGCGTGCCGCGAAAAAGGTGGTGCGTAAGAAGGTGGCATCAGGCCCCGCGCTACCTGGAAAGCTCACAGATTGTGCGATGCAAGACTCGAGTCGCACCGAGCTATTTTTGGTCGAGGGTGACTCGGCAGGTGGGTCAGCTAAGCAGGCTCGGGATCGCGAATTTCAAGCGGTGATGCCGCTTCGAGGTAAGATCCTCAATACATGGGAAGTCTCCGCAGACCAAGTATTGGCCTCTCAAGAAGTACATGATATCTCTGTGGCGCTGGGCATTGACCCTGATTCTGGGGACTTGGGGAATCTTCGTTACGATAAAATCTGCATCCTCGCCGATGCGGACTCCGATGGCCTACATATTGCGACCTTGCTATGTGCACTCTTTATGCAACACTTTAGAGCCTTGGTTCAGGCTGGTCATGTGTATGTGGCAATGCCGCCGCTTTACCGCATCGATTGTGGCAAGGAGGTCTTTTATGCCTTGGATGAAGATGAAAAAGCAGGGATCCTTGAGCGTTTGAGCAATAAACGCGGCAAAATCAATGTGCAACGCTTTAAAGGTTTGGGGGAAATGAACCCGTTACAGCTGCGTGAAACCACCATGGATCCCAATACTCGTCGCCTGGTTCAGCTCACTATTGATGATGATGAGCAGACGCAGCAATTGATGGATATGCTGCTGGGTAAAAAACGGGCAGAGGATCGCCGCCATTGGCTGCAGCAAAAAGGCGATATGGCCGAGCTTATCGATATCTAA
- the yqiA gene encoding esterase YqiA has product MLIMPSALLYLHGFNSSPQSLKARQMQAYCAQHRGDIEVLVPQLPSHPEPTVQLLTELITRFSETHRLGLVGSSLGGFLATWLSERYQLPAVLVNPAVRPYELLQDYVGEQVNPYTQERYTLEAADIHALREIDVPVLSHPERFWLLQQEGDEVLDYRQAVEKFSASQQTVEPGGDHSFVGFERYCGDILQFLGI; this is encoded by the coding sequence ATATTAATCATGCCATCAGCGTTGCTTTATCTTCATGGCTTTAACAGCTCGCCGCAATCGTTAAAGGCGAGACAGATGCAAGCCTATTGCGCCCAACATCGTGGTGATATTGAGGTGTTGGTGCCACAACTGCCCAGTCACCCTGAGCCCACCGTGCAGTTGCTGACAGAACTGATCACGCGCTTTAGCGAAACCCATCGGCTGGGTTTGGTGGGAAGTTCGTTGGGGGGCTTTTTGGCCACCTGGCTGAGTGAGCGTTATCAACTGCCCGCTGTGCTGGTTAATCCCGCCGTTCGCCCTTACGAACTCTTGCAAGATTATGTTGGGGAACAAGTTAATCCTTACACCCAAGAACGCTACACCCTCGAGGCCGCCGATATCCACGCCCTGCGTGAGATTGATGTGCCTGTCTTATCTCATCCTGAGCGATTTTGGTTATTGCAACAGGAAGGTGATGAGGTGCTGGACTATCGCCAAGCAGTGGAAAAATTTAGTGCCAGTCAACAAACGGTTGAGCCGGGAGGCGACCATAGCTTTGTGGGCTTTGAACGTTACTGTGGGGATATCCTCCAGTTTCTTGGTATCTAG
- the cpdA gene encoding 3',5'-cyclic-AMP phosphodiesterase has protein sequence MQSCQIDNADGDCIRLLQITDTHLFASEQGSLLGINTLRSYHAVLDAISATDPTFDAIIATGDLSQDHSALSYRRFVDGIARWSQPCFWLPGNHDYQPEMSAVLQSNTLRSCSQVLLGEHWQMVLLDSQVAGVPHGELSQAQLNLLDTHLSAHPERHALVLLHHHPLDAGSTWLDQHKLANREAFWQVMARHPQAKIVVCGHIHQALDVGYQGTRVMAAPSTCIQFMPDSHDFALDNQNPGWRWLELYDDGRVDTQVVRITGQHFRPDFDSSGY, from the coding sequence TTGCAGTCTTGCCAGATAGATAACGCCGACGGCGATTGTATTCGTCTTTTGCAAATCACCGACACACACCTGTTTGCGAGTGAGCAGGGTAGCTTGCTGGGTATTAATACGCTTCGCAGCTACCATGCGGTGCTGGATGCCATCAGTGCCACTGACCCGACTTTTGACGCTATTATTGCCACGGGGGATCTGTCCCAAGATCACTCTGCCTTATCGTATCGTCGTTTTGTCGACGGTATCGCCCGGTGGTCACAGCCTTGCTTTTGGCTTCCGGGGAATCATGATTATCAGCCAGAAATGAGCGCGGTATTACAGTCAAATACCCTTCGCTCTTGCTCGCAAGTCCTGTTGGGGGAGCACTGGCAAATGGTGCTGCTCGACAGTCAGGTGGCCGGTGTGCCGCACGGTGAGTTATCACAAGCGCAACTGAACCTTTTGGATACACACTTAAGCGCGCACCCTGAACGTCATGCGTTGGTGTTGCTGCACCACCATCCGTTGGATGCAGGAAGCACCTGGTTAGATCAGCACAAACTGGCTAATCGAGAGGCATTCTGGCAAGTGATGGCGCGTCACCCTCAAGCGAAAATTGTGGTGTGTGGGCATATTCATCAGGCATTGGATGTGGGTTATCAAGGCACGCGTGTGATGGCGGCGCCCTCCACCTGTATCCAGTTTATGCCGGACTCACACGACTTTGCGCTCGACAACCAGAACCCAGGTTGGCGCTGGCTTGAGCTGTATGACGACGGACGCGTAGACACGCAAGTGGTGCGTATAACCGGTCAGCATTTTCGGCCAGACTTCGATTCCAGCGGATATTAA
- a CDS encoding DUF1249 family protein, producing the protein MKTEYRVDLPAMMRLYETNYAKLVRLMPKRDEVGQVCRYDIQGQEYALVVRESTRYTTLLDIAQLSPGAAPDYLRANLTVRLYHDARVAEVCTTQQISRLKPRYDYPNPRMHQRDEKHQVNAFLSDWLGHCLRRGVVASDPMYKSSLN; encoded by the coding sequence GTGAAAACAGAATATCGCGTCGACTTGCCAGCGATGATGCGCTTGTATGAAACCAACTATGCCAAACTTGTCCGTTTGATGCCCAAGCGTGACGAGGTGGGACAGGTGTGTCGATACGATATCCAAGGGCAGGAATATGCCTTGGTCGTGCGTGAGTCAACCCGCTATACCACCTTACTGGATATTGCGCAGTTGAGCCCAGGCGCCGCACCCGATTACTTACGTGCTAACCTGACAGTGCGCTTGTATCACGATGCACGGGTCGCGGAAGTGTGTACCACGCAGCAGATTTCACGCTTAAAACCACGTTATGATTACCCGAATCCGCGTATGCATCAGCGCGACGAAAAACATCAGGTTAATGCATTTTTATCGGATTGGCTTGGCCACTGCCTACGCCGTGGCGTGGTGGCGTCTGATCCTATGTATAAATCATCGTTAAACTAA
- the nudF gene encoding ADP-ribose diphosphatase, whose amino-acid sequence MSDYPPGQFDRDDIVIEDISPLYQGFFSIQRYQFRHRLFEGGWSGSVVRELFERGHAVAVLPYDPVRDEVVMLEQIRVGAMAAGATPWQLEIVAGMIDKDQSPEQVAHREAREEAGLLLHQMERVTRYLSSSGGCSEQLDVFVAIVDASEAEGVHGLDSENEDILVHRLSRQHAYQKVVDGEIENAASIIALQWLELNASRLRQSYNEQNSK is encoded by the coding sequence ATGTCAGACTATCCGCCCGGACAATTCGATCGCGACGATATTGTGATCGAGGATATTTCGCCGCTTTATCAAGGTTTCTTTTCCATTCAGCGCTATCAGTTTCGCCATCGTTTGTTTGAAGGCGGCTGGAGTGGCTCTGTGGTGCGGGAGTTGTTTGAACGTGGCCACGCGGTGGCTGTTTTGCCGTATGATCCCGTCCGTGATGAAGTGGTGATGCTTGAGCAAATCCGCGTGGGGGCGATGGCAGCAGGCGCGACACCATGGCAACTGGAAATTGTGGCTGGGATGATAGACAAAGACCAATCCCCCGAGCAGGTTGCCCACCGTGAAGCGAGAGAAGAAGCGGGGCTATTACTGCATCAAATGGAGCGTGTTACCCGTTATCTATCCAGCTCTGGTGGCTGCTCTGAACAGTTGGATGTGTTTGTCGCGATTGTTGATGCCTCGGAAGCTGAAGGCGTACACGGCCTCGACAGTGAAAACGAAGACATTTTGGTGCATCGATTGTCTCGCCAACACGCCTATCAAAAAGTGGTTGATGGCGAGATTGAAAACGCCGCCTCAATCATTGCGTTGCAATGGTTGGAACTCAATGCCAGTCGGTTACGTCAAAGCTATAATGAACAAAACAGTAAATAG
- the tolC gene encoding outer membrane channel protein TolC — protein MKKLLPLALSLALGSVSSAALADDLAQIYQQAKQSDPTLNQAAAERDAAFSAVDATRGALLPQIALNAGYAITRNDTDDTRDNDVTSADISLSQQLFKRDSWVNLDISEMQARQLDATYAAQQQGLMLRVAQAYFDVLRAMDKLEFIQAEKAAVGRQLEQTKQRFEVGLSAITDVHDAQAQYDAVLADEILAENALTNSYEGLREITGQAPRDLRVLDTERFSASNPQQQPAALVKVAEEKNLELLANRIARDTAKEQIKLAKTGHLPTLTFSAQYGMTDNDNQHSDVYSSDYNQGTASLDFSLPLFTGGSTSANVEKAQHEYVAASQSLEAKYRSTVKDVRAFYNDINASIGALRAYEQTVVSARSALEATEAGFEVGTRTIVDVLDATRRLYDANRNLSNARYDYILSHLRLHQAMGTLSEQDLLDINQGLVKQD, from the coding sequence ATGAAAAAATTGCTCCCTTTGGCGTTAAGCTTGGCACTCGGCAGCGTAAGCAGTGCAGCCCTTGCCGATGATCTCGCCCAAATTTATCAACAAGCGAAGCAAAGCGATCCCACTCTTAATCAAGCGGCCGCCGAGCGCGACGCAGCGTTTTCTGCCGTCGATGCGACCCGTGGCGCCTTGCTACCACAAATTGCATTAAATGCGGGATACGCCATTACCCGTAATGATACCGATGACACTCGCGACAACGATGTCACCAGTGCCGATATCAGCTTAAGCCAACAGCTTTTCAAACGTGATAGCTGGGTCAACTTGGATATCAGCGAAATGCAGGCCCGCCAGCTAGATGCGACCTATGCTGCCCAGCAGCAAGGGTTAATGCTACGCGTGGCACAAGCCTATTTTGACGTGCTCCGCGCCATGGACAAGCTTGAGTTTATTCAGGCAGAAAAAGCGGCCGTGGGCCGTCAGCTTGAACAAACCAAGCAACGTTTTGAAGTGGGCCTTTCGGCGATTACCGATGTGCATGACGCTCAAGCGCAGTATGACGCTGTGCTCGCCGATGAAATCTTGGCCGAAAATGCGCTCACCAACAGCTATGAAGGCTTGCGTGAGATCACCGGCCAAGCCCCGAGAGACTTACGCGTACTGGACACTGAGCGCTTTAGTGCCAGTAACCCGCAGCAGCAACCGGCCGCACTGGTCAAAGTCGCCGAAGAGAAAAACCTCGAGTTGCTCGCCAACCGCATTGCCCGTGATACCGCCAAAGAGCAGATTAAGCTGGCCAAAACCGGCCACCTGCCCACGCTGACCTTCAGCGCACAATACGGGATGACGGATAACGATAATCAGCACAGCGATGTCTATTCCTCTGATTACAACCAAGGCACTGCCAGCCTCGATTTTAGCTTGCCACTGTTCACTGGCGGCAGCACCTCGGCCAATGTGGAAAAGGCGCAGCATGAGTATGTGGCCGCGTCACAAAGCCTGGAAGCCAAATACCGCAGCACGGTAAAAGATGTGCGCGCCTTCTATAACGACATCAATGCCTCAATTGGTGCCCTGCGTGCCTATGAGCAAACCGTGGTTTCTGCGCGCTCTGCGTTAGAAGCGACAGAAGCCGGCTTTGAAGTGGGTACACGTACCATTGTCGATGTTTTGGATGCCACGCGTCGCCTTTACGATGCCAACCGTAACCTCTCCAATGCACGCTACGACTATATTCTCAGTCATTTGCGCTTACACCAAGCGATGGGCACCTTGTCTGAGCAAGACTTGCTCGATATTAACCAAGGGCTGGTGAAACAAGATTGA
- the hldE gene encoding bifunctional D-glycero-beta-D-manno-heptose-7-phosphate kinase/D-glycero-beta-D-manno-heptose 1-phosphate adenylyltransferase HldE, with the protein MKLSLPDYSQSNVLVVGDVMLDRYWYGPTGRISPEAPVPVVKINQTEERPGGAANVAMNIAALGGQTQLIGLTGKDEQADALTQTLDSLNVNCDFVALDSHPTITKLRVMSRNQQLIRLDFEEGFAGVDVAPMLAKVEAALPKTQAMILSDYAKGALAEVQTLIQAAKQAGVTTLVDPKGTDFERYRGASLLTPNLTEFEAVAGTVTDDQSLEEKGLALIKQYELGALLVTRSEHGMTLLRPDAAPLNLPTLAKEVYDVTGAGDTVISVLAASLAAGKPIEQACALANAAAGVVVGKLGTSTLSTIELTEAVHGSHESGFGVTTEAQLIDAVHVAQGRGEKVVMTNGCFDILHAGHVAYLNEAAKLGDRLIVAVNTDASVQALKGPGRPVNPTDRRMAVLAGLGAVDWVVPFGEETPARLIGEVLPDMLVKGGDYQVNEIAGAEAVLANGGEVKVLNFEDGCSTTEIIESIRRGQ; encoded by the coding sequence ATGAAACTCAGCCTTCCTGACTACAGCCAATCCAATGTTCTGGTCGTCGGCGATGTAATGCTCGATCGCTATTGGTATGGACCGACTGGACGCATTTCCCCAGAAGCGCCTGTCCCCGTAGTGAAAATCAATCAAACGGAAGAACGCCCTGGTGGCGCGGCAAACGTGGCGATGAATATCGCAGCCTTGGGTGGACAGACTCAGCTGATTGGTCTGACGGGCAAGGATGAACAGGCTGACGCGCTCACGCAAACCCTCGACTCGTTAAATGTTAACTGTGATTTTGTGGCGCTGGACTCGCATCCCACCATTACTAAGCTTCGAGTCATGAGCCGTAACCAGCAGTTGATTCGTCTGGATTTTGAAGAGGGATTTGCGGGGGTGGATGTGGCACCCATGCTGGCCAAAGTCGAAGCGGCACTGCCCAAGACGCAGGCGATGATCTTATCGGACTATGCCAAGGGCGCGCTGGCCGAGGTACAAACATTGATTCAGGCCGCCAAACAAGCGGGTGTCACCACCTTAGTGGATCCTAAAGGCACGGACTTTGAACGCTACCGTGGCGCCAGTCTGCTGACGCCAAACCTAACTGAATTTGAAGCCGTAGCAGGCACAGTGACGGACGATCAAAGCTTGGAAGAAAAAGGCTTGGCGCTGATTAAGCAGTACGAACTTGGTGCCTTGTTGGTCACCCGTAGTGAACATGGGATGACATTGCTGCGCCCAGATGCCGCGCCGCTGAACTTGCCAACGCTTGCCAAAGAAGTGTACGACGTCACAGGGGCTGGCGATACCGTGATATCGGTACTGGCAGCATCCTTGGCCGCGGGCAAACCGATAGAGCAAGCCTGTGCACTGGCTAATGCCGCTGCCGGTGTGGTGGTGGGCAAGTTGGGTACTTCAACCCTCTCCACTATCGAGCTAACCGAAGCGGTACACGGATCGCACGAGTCTGGTTTTGGCGTCACCACCGAAGCGCAGCTGATTGATGCGGTGCATGTCGCTCAAGGGCGAGGTGAGAAAGTGGTGATGACCAATGGCTGCTTTGATATTTTGCATGCAGGCCATGTGGCGTACCTCAATGAGGCCGCCAAACTGGGCGATCGCTTGATTGTGGCGGTGAACACCGACGCATCGGTACAGGCTTTGAAAGGGCCTGGCCGCCCGGTTAATCCAACTGATCGACGGATGGCGGTGCTAGCAGGACTGGGCGCGGTCGATTGGGTCGTTCCTTTTGGCGAAGAAACCCCCGCGCGCCTGATTGGCGAAGTCTTGCCCGATATGCTGGTTAAAGGCGGTGATTATCAGGTCAACGAGATTGCCGGTGCCGAGGCGGTGCTCGCCAATGGGGGAGAGGTCAAGGTGCTTAACTTTGAAGATGGCTGCTCCACCACAGAAATCATTGAGTCGATTCGGCGTGGGCAATAG
- the lpxL gene encoding LpxL/LpxP family Kdo(2)-lipid IV(A) lauroyl/palmitoleoyl acyltransferase, whose product MSDFSAPTFRLGFLHPRYLHTWLGVGLMYLASWLPYRVQFYVGRGLGYLMHTLMKRRVKIADRNLALCFPEMTPANRAAMVKENFANAGLALFETGMAWFWPKWRIQKHFTIEGLDTLLELEQQGKGVLLVAVHSLNLEIGGRGLSEQTPGVGVYRPNTNPVYDWFQFRGRMKRNIGVDRKDVKSMIHYLKEGHRVWYAPDHDYGRRRSTFAPLFAVKHACTTTGTSLLTHAGHATVVPFSVVRERRLGQYRVKIDPPITDFPKEAHAAAVITNQAVERLILRAPEQYMWLHRRFKTRPEGEPSLYEGI is encoded by the coding sequence ATGAGCGATTTTTCAGCCCCCACTTTTCGCCTTGGGTTTCTTCACCCTCGCTATCTTCATACCTGGCTCGGCGTCGGGTTAATGTATCTGGCTAGCTGGCTGCCTTATCGCGTCCAATTCTATGTAGGCCGCGGCTTGGGTTACTTGATGCATACATTGATGAAACGACGCGTTAAAATTGCCGACCGTAACCTAGCGCTGTGCTTTCCAGAGATGACGCCCGCTAACCGTGCTGCGATGGTGAAAGAAAACTTTGCCAACGCTGGCCTTGCCTTGTTCGAAACCGGCATGGCATGGTTTTGGCCCAAATGGCGGATACAAAAGCATTTCACCATTGAAGGGCTAGATACTCTGCTTGAACTTGAGCAGCAAGGTAAGGGGGTGTTGTTGGTCGCAGTGCACTCTCTCAACCTTGAAATAGGTGGGCGTGGCCTCAGTGAACAAACACCCGGCGTGGGGGTGTATCGCCCCAATACCAACCCTGTGTATGACTGGTTTCAATTCCGTGGCCGGATGAAGCGCAATATTGGGGTTGATCGCAAAGACGTCAAATCGATGATCCACTATCTCAAAGAAGGCCATCGTGTATGGTATGCACCCGATCATGATTATGGTCGCCGCCGCTCAACGTTTGCTCCGCTGTTTGCGGTCAAACACGCTTGTACCACCACAGGTACCAGTTTGTTGACCCATGCCGGTCACGCTACCGTGGTACCGTTTTCTGTGGTAAGAGAGCGACGGCTTGGCCAATACCGCGTTAAAATCGACCCGCCGATAACGGATTTCCCTAAAGAAGCGCATGCCGCAGCCGTGATCACTAACCAAGCGGTTGAACGTTTGATCCTGCGCGCCCCTGAGCAATACATGTGGTTGCATCGCCGTTTTAAAACTCGCCCAGAGGGTGAACCTTCCTTATATGAGGGAATATAG